The following proteins are co-located in the Legionella busanensis genome:
- the arsC gene encoding arsenate reductase (glutaredoxin) (This arsenate reductase requires both glutathione and glutaredoxin to convert arsenate to arsenite, after which the efflux transporter formed by ArsA and ArsB can extrude the arsenite from the cell, providing resistance.), with amino-acid sequence MQEITIYYNPLCSKSRKALEILEDKGFKPTVVEYLKTPLTFNQLKSLRSYFKLEDFVRTTDKSFKELGLSLNEEDKILQAMEEEPALMQRPIVTFKGKAVIGRPPEKVLELFD; translated from the coding sequence ATGCAAGAAATTACTATTTACTATAATCCACTTTGTTCAAAATCGAGGAAAGCCTTAGAAATATTAGAAGATAAAGGTTTTAAGCCTACTGTTGTTGAATATCTAAAAACACCACTTACGTTTAATCAATTAAAGAGTTTGCGTTCATATTTTAAACTTGAAGATTTTGTACGAACCACAGATAAATCCTTTAAAGAGTTGGGACTATCATTAAATGAAGAAGACAAAATACTACAGGCAATGGAAGAAGAGCCTGCATTAATGCAACGTCCTATTGTTACCTTTAAAGGTAAAGCAGTTATTGGACGACCACCTGAAAAAGTTTTAGAATTATTTGATTAA
- a CDS encoding NAD-dependent formate dehydrogenase yields MAKVLCVLYEDPVNGYPTTYPRDDLPFITHYPDGSLVPNPSHIDFKPGTLLGSVSGELGLRKFLEEHGHTLIVTSDKEGPNSTFEKELPDADIVISQPFWPAYLTAKRLETAKNLKLIITAGIGSDHTDLQAAMAKGITVTEVTYSNSISVAEHVVMVILTLVRNYIPSYQWAVNGGWNIADCVSRSYDVEGMVIGSVGAGRIGTAVMKRLKGFDVKMHYTDKHRLPLEKEQELGLVYHADLQTMLPLCDVVTINIPLHAETEHLFNEALIQKMKRGVYLINTARGKICDAAAIEQAVKEGHIAGYAGDVWFPQPAPFNHPWRYMPNHGMTPHISGTSLSAQARYAAGTREILECWFSNRPIRHDYLVVNAGRLAGIGAHSYTAGKVTVGVE; encoded by the coding sequence ATGGCAAAAGTACTTTGTGTCCTTTATGAAGATCCAGTTAATGGTTACCCTACCACCTATCCTCGTGATGATTTACCCTTTATAACACACTACCCTGATGGTAGCTTAGTGCCTAATCCAAGTCACATAGATTTTAAGCCAGGTACACTTTTAGGCAGTGTTTCAGGTGAATTAGGATTACGTAAATTCCTTGAAGAACACGGTCATACTTTAATTGTTACTAGTGATAAGGAAGGTCCTAATTCAACTTTTGAAAAGGAACTGCCCGATGCTGACATTGTTATTTCACAACCCTTCTGGCCTGCTTATTTAACTGCTAAACGACTAGAAACAGCTAAAAATCTTAAGTTAATTATTACAGCTGGTATTGGATCTGATCATACTGACTTACAAGCAGCAATGGCTAAAGGCATAACCGTTACTGAAGTTACTTATTCAAATAGTATTAGTGTAGCTGAACATGTTGTTATGGTTATTCTAACACTTGTTAGAAACTACATTCCTTCTTATCAGTGGGCTGTCAATGGCGGCTGGAATATTGCTGACTGCGTATCTCGTTCTTATGATGTTGAAGGTATGGTTATTGGTTCAGTGGGCGCCGGCCGTATTGGAACCGCCGTTATGAAGCGGCTTAAAGGATTCGATGTTAAAATGCATTATACCGATAAACATCGATTACCACTTGAAAAAGAACAAGAGTTAGGCCTTGTTTATCATGCTGATTTACAAACAATGCTACCACTTTGTGATGTAGTTACTATCAATATTCCCCTTCACGCTGAAACAGAACATTTATTTAATGAAGCCTTAATTCAGAAGATGAAGCGCGGTGTCTATTTAATTAACACAGCTCGCGGTAAAATTTGTGATGCTGCAGCAATTGAACAAGCTGTTAAAGAGGGGCATATTGCAGGCTATGCTGGAGATGTTTGGTTCCCACAGCCAGCTCCTTTTAATCATCCATGGCGTTATATGCCAAACCATGGCATGACGCCACATATCTCAGGAACTTCGTTGTCAGCACAAGCTCGCTATGCAGCAGGAACTCGAGAGATACTAGAATGCTGGTTTAGCAATCGACCTATTCGCCATGACTATTTAGTAGTTAATGCAGGTAGACTGGCTGGTATCGGCGCACATTCTTATACGGCAGGTAAAGTCACAGTTGGTGTTGAATAG
- a CDS encoding potassium transporter Kup produces the protein MKNTDKKRDVTLGSTIAALGVVYGDIGTSPLYALRESIGGLPVNVVDVLGILSLIFWSLVIIISIKYLTVVFRADNNGEGGILALLALLKQKSTKHEKFFYLLAIFGAGLLLGDGMLTPAISVMSAVEGLKTFAPELDSYILPISFSILFVLFLVQEKGTGKIGAIFGPIIFIWFITIASLGISQIIQNPSVLRAINPYYAIHFLKSSGWQGYFLLGGVFLVVTGGEALYADIGHFGKNSIRISWFSVVFPSLILNYFGQGAYLLTNPKAISNPFFMIAPTWFGIPLLVIATLATIIASQAVITATFSLARQAVLLGFCPRIQIVHTSKEYQGQIYVPQINFILAVGTFFLLLTFRSSSNLAHAYGIAVNLDMLLISLMVGYTALHIWNWSWPKVLLIFSVFVFIDLSYLGANLHKFLTGGWVPVSFALVIGFIMYTWTNGLEYLRNNVYHKKEDLSKILKQLNYRKLHQLSGVTSIFITDIYDKSGGSFLHFLKLSHAMPEHVLIVSYTVENIPYVHYSRRYEVNCLNDKVCKLVLHYGFMDNISIPAALNHANIRRVLPFLINVDIATFIVEVPNIFASKKKRTLMFHFQEKIFEFLMRNYSANLNIDFYDIPHNRTMAIGAYYIL, from the coding sequence ATGAAAAATACGGATAAAAAAAGGGACGTTACTTTAGGCTCAACTATTGCTGCATTAGGGGTTGTCTATGGTGATATAGGTACAAGTCCTCTATACGCATTGCGTGAGTCGATAGGCGGCCTACCAGTCAATGTAGTTGACGTTTTAGGAATCTTATCCCTAATTTTTTGGTCATTGGTTATCATTATTTCGATTAAATACTTAACTGTTGTTTTTCGGGCAGATAATAATGGCGAAGGTGGTATACTGGCTTTACTTGCTCTTTTAAAACAGAAAAGTACTAAACACGAAAAATTTTTTTATTTATTAGCTATTTTTGGTGCTGGCTTACTTTTAGGCGATGGTATGCTAACACCTGCTATTTCGGTTATGTCGGCTGTGGAAGGTTTAAAAACTTTTGCGCCTGAACTTGATAGTTATATATTACCTATCTCATTTTCTATTCTTTTTGTGTTATTTCTTGTTCAAGAAAAAGGTACAGGTAAGATAGGCGCAATATTCGGGCCTATTATTTTTATTTGGTTTATTACCATTGCTAGTTTAGGCATTTCCCAAATCATTCAAAATCCTAGTGTGTTACGCGCAATTAACCCTTATTACGCCATTCACTTTTTAAAGAGCTCAGGTTGGCAGGGTTATTTTTTATTAGGCGGGGTTTTCTTAGTCGTAACGGGAGGAGAAGCTTTATATGCTGATATTGGTCATTTTGGTAAAAATTCGATTCGTATAAGTTGGTTTAGTGTCGTGTTTCCTAGTTTAATTTTAAATTATTTTGGTCAAGGCGCTTATTTACTAACAAATCCTAAGGCTATTAGTAATCCTTTTTTTATGATTGCACCTACTTGGTTTGGTATTCCCCTTTTAGTGATTGCAACCTTAGCAACAATCATTGCCTCACAAGCGGTAATCACAGCAACTTTTTCACTTGCCAGGCAAGCCGTATTGCTTGGCTTTTGCCCACGTATTCAGATTGTTCATACTTCTAAGGAATATCAGGGACAAATTTATGTACCTCAAATTAATTTTATCTTAGCAGTGGGTACCTTTTTTCTACTATTAACTTTTAGAAGTTCAAGTAACTTAGCTCATGCCTATGGTATCGCTGTTAACTTAGACATGTTGTTAATTAGTTTAATGGTTGGTTATACAGCTTTGCACATTTGGAATTGGTCTTGGCCTAAAGTTCTTCTCATTTTTAGTGTATTTGTTTTCATTGATTTATCTTACTTAGGCGCTAATTTACATAAATTTTTAACTGGGGGCTGGGTTCCGGTCTCTTTTGCCTTAGTAATAGGCTTTATTATGTATACCTGGACTAATGGTTTAGAGTATTTAAGAAACAATGTTTATCATAAGAAAGAAGATTTATCTAAAATACTTAAGCAATTAAATTATAGGAAACTACATCAATTAAGTGGGGTTACTTCCATTTTTATTACTGATATCTATGATAAAAGTGGCGGTAGCTTTCTCCATTTCTTAAAGCTTAGTCATGCAATGCCAGAACATGTACTTATTGTAAGTTATACGGTAGAAAATATCCCTTATGTGCATTATAGTAGGCGCTATGAAGTTAACTGCCTTAATGACAAAGTTTGCAAATTAGTTTTACACTATGGGTTTATGGACAACATATCAATTCCAGCAGCACTGAATCATGCCAATATTAGGCGAGTTTTACCCTTTTTAATTAATGTTGATATTGCTACTTTCATTGTTGAAGTTCCAAATATTTTTGCCTCCAAAAAGAAACGTACACTAATGTTTCATTTTCAAGAGAAAATTTTTGAATTCTTAATGCGTAATTATTCAGCAAATTTGAATATTGATTTTTATGATATACCTCATAATCGCACCATGGCTATTGGTGCATATTATATTCTTTAA
- a CDS encoding erythromycin esterase family protein, producing the protein MDAYQKVIQLLNEVIKPLSGHKQDYSELLARIGDRRFVLLGESTHGTEEFYQARIEITKRLIEEKGFMAVAIEGDWPDAYGIHRYIQGKGNINDHEKSLSRFQRFPTWMWRNTTMPPFVKWLRMYNDKLAADKKIGFYGLDLYSLNTSIIAVIDYLMKVDPKAAKQAIERYGCFEHQRLDAQSYGYLANLGIKKKCIKEALAVLVDLQQNAFDYLRQDGVHLEDDYFFATQNARIVKDAENYYRSMFEGYASSWNIRDQHMAETVNVLADYLERRLQKPAKIVIWAHNSHVGDARATERIEQDEINIGQLIREQHDLSTYLLGFSTYEGFVRAASDWDQPAECKKIVPGLKSSYEELFHQLNYKDFILYLSENEQLKYFLKIPRLQRAIGVIYRPETERFSHYFFTHLTNQFDCLIHFDKTSAVEELEVE; encoded by the coding sequence ATGGATGCCTACCAAAAAGTTATTCAACTATTAAATGAAGTAATAAAGCCTTTGTCTGGTCATAAGCAAGATTATTCTGAATTGCTTGCAAGAATAGGCGATAGGCGCTTTGTTTTATTAGGGGAATCAACGCATGGCACAGAAGAGTTTTATCAAGCTCGTATAGAAATTACCAAACGTTTAATTGAAGAAAAAGGATTTATGGCCGTTGCTATTGAAGGTGATTGGCCTGACGCCTATGGCATTCATCGCTATATTCAAGGTAAAGGAAATATTAATGATCATGAGAAATCCTTAAGCCGTTTTCAGCGTTTTCCAACCTGGATGTGGCGAAATACCACCATGCCGCCTTTTGTCAAATGGCTGCGAATGTATAACGATAAATTAGCAGCAGATAAAAAAATTGGCTTTTATGGACTTGATTTATATAGCTTAAATACTTCGATTATAGCTGTAATTGATTATTTAATGAAAGTAGATCCTAAGGCTGCCAAGCAAGCGATTGAGCGTTATGGTTGCTTTGAGCATCAACGTTTGGATGCACAATCTTATGGTTATTTAGCTAACTTAGGCATTAAAAAGAAATGTATAAAAGAAGCCTTAGCCGTTTTAGTTGATTTACAACAAAATGCATTTGACTACTTACGTCAAGATGGTGTTCATCTTGAAGATGATTATTTTTTTGCAACACAAAATGCCCGTATTGTAAAAGACGCTGAAAATTACTACCGCTCCATGTTTGAAGGTTATGCTTCTTCATGGAATATTCGTGATCAACATATGGCGGAAACGGTAAACGTTTTAGCTGACTATCTAGAGCGGCGATTGCAAAAACCAGCAAAAATAGTTATATGGGCACATAACTCACATGTTGGTGATGCACGGGCTACCGAACGAATTGAACAGGATGAAATTAATATAGGTCAATTAATAAGAGAGCAACATGATTTAAGTACTTACTTACTAGGTTTTTCTACTTATGAAGGGTTTGTTAGGGCAGCCTCAGATTGGGATCAGCCTGCTGAATGTAAAAAAATAGTACCAGGACTTAAAAGCAGTTATGAAGAATTATTTCACCAGTTAAATTATAAAGATTTTATTCTATATTTATCGGAAAATGAGCAATTAAAGTATTTTTTAAAAATTCCTCGCTTACAACGAGCTATTGGCGTCATTTATAGGCCAGAAACAGAGCGCTTTAGCCATTACTTTTTTACTCACTTAACTAATCAATTTGATTGTTTAATTCATTTTGATAAAACGAGTGCAGTTGAGGAGCTTGAGGTAGAGTAA
- a CDS encoding dienelactone hydrolase family protein, which translates to MGFHSLDKAKQITILTANTTLSGFLFVPKEALGLVLFVHGSGSSARSSRNQFVASLLNEAKLATLLFDLLTPQEEKVDNITRELRFNISFLAKRLIEVTHWSLRQFPSLNLGYFGASTGAAAALVAAAKEQNFIKAIVSRGGRPDLAGDFLSEVKAPTLLIIGGRDKVVIDLNQLAMEHLTCAKQLEIVPGATHLFEEKGALPQVAELAKNWFTTHLSM; encoded by the coding sequence ACGTTGTCCGGCTTTTTATTTGTTCCTAAAGAGGCGCTAGGGCTTGTTTTATTCGTTCATGGTAGTGGAAGTAGTGCGCGCAGCAGTCGTAATCAATTTGTTGCAAGTCTCTTAAATGAGGCTAAATTAGCTACTCTATTATTTGATTTATTAACACCTCAAGAAGAAAAAGTAGACAATATTACGCGTGAATTACGTTTTAATATTTCTTTTTTAGCAAAACGTTTAATTGAAGTGACTCATTGGAGTTTAAGACAGTTTCCTAGCTTAAATTTAGGTTATTTCGGTGCGAGTACAGGCGCTGCTGCAGCACTTGTTGCCGCAGCCAAAGAGCAAAATTTTATTAAGGCTATTGTTTCTCGTGGCGGACGGCCAGATTTAGCGGGCGATTTTTTATCAGAAGTAAAAGCACCCACGCTACTTATTATAGGTGGTAGAGATAAAGTGGTTATCGATTTAAATCAATTAGCTATGGAACACTTAACGTGCGCTAAGCAATTAGAAATTGTGCCTGGTGCAACCCATTTGTTTGAAGAAAAGGGGGCTTTACCTCAAGTTGCTGAGCTCGCAAAGAATTGGTTTACTACCCATCTTTCTATGTAA